One segment of Brassica napus cultivar Da-Ae chromosome C3, Da-Ae, whole genome shotgun sequence DNA contains the following:
- the LOC111214202 gene encoding transcription factor MYB15-like, giving the protein MGRAPCCEKMGLQRGPWTPEEDQILISFIHKHGHNNWRALPKQAGLLRCGKSCRLRWMNYLKPDIKRGNFTKEEEDAIISLHQVLGNRWSAIAAKLPGRTDNEIKNVWHTRLKKRLEDYQPAKPKSSNKKHGTKPKSQSVAAKLNSTRSESELGNSSNPSFESLFSASPSTSDEVSSVTLMSHEGHNNEAKMDNKLGDISTADQDCFSFENFGADIDESFWNEALYSQDEHNYASNLEVTGFDDETQQEFQQLGSVENEMVFDSEMDFWYDVFVRTGGEQELLAGL; this is encoded by the exons ATGGGAAGAGCTCCATGCTGCGAGAAAATGGGGTTACAGAGAGGTCCATGGACGCCTGAAGAGGATCAAATCTTGATCTCTTTTATTCACAAACATGGTCATAATAACTGGCGAGCCCTCCCTAAGCAAGCTG GACTATTGAGATGTGGAAAAAGCTGTAGACTTAGGTGGATGAACTATTTAAAACCTGATATAAAAAGAGGCAATTTCACCAAAGAAGAGGAGGATGCTATCATTAGCTTGCACCAAGTCCTTGGCAATAG ATGGTCAGCAATTGCAGCAAAATTACCAGGAAGAACGGATAATGAGATCAAGAACGTATGGCACACTCGCTTGAAGAAAAGACTCGAAGATTACCAACCCGCTAAACCTAAGAGCAGCAATAAGAAGCACGGTACTAAACCTAAATCTCAATCCGTAGCGGCGAAACTGAACAGTACAAGAAGTGAATCGGAGCTTGGAAATTCATCAAACCCTTCTTTTGAAAGCTTGTTCTCGGCATCACCTTCGACAAGTGATGAGGTTTCTTCGGTGACACTCATGAGCCACGAAGGCCATAACAACGAGGCTAAGATGGATAACAAATTGGGAGACATCAGTACTGCGGACCAAGATTGTTTTTCTTTCGAAAATTTTGGAGCAGATATCGACGAGAGCTTTTGGAACGAGGCGCTATATAGTCAAGATGAACATAATTACGCGTCGAATCTTGAAGTGACTGGTTTTGATGATGAGACACAACAAGAGTTTCAGCAGTTAGGCTCCGTTGAAAATGAGATGGTTTTCGACAGTGAGATGGACTTCTGGTACGATGTATTCGTGAGAACTGGAGGGGAGCAAGAACTATTAGCTGGgctataa